Proteins co-encoded in one Streptococcus ruminicola genomic window:
- a CDS encoding DUF3278 domain-containing protein, whose product MKKSKGPLWPRFIKRFYGINGALDEYREQEVNRIGNKLFILLFLFEFISTALTFLLSTVWKVSAEIFLYCNAFVIIFVMPMVMMTMLTNRDLQGPLEIPRDKLEKERQKAKKKGWLSGVVFAIFMLVFNMFIKWQEGENPFEILFNPLFLSILIFSGFIFGAIMGSMAASQIDPEKN is encoded by the coding sequence ATGAAAAAAAGTAAAGGGCCGCTATGGCCACGATTCATCAAACGATTTTATGGTATTAATGGAGCATTGGACGAATACCGTGAACAAGAAGTTAACCGTATTGGAAATAAATTATTTATCTTGCTCTTCCTTTTTGAATTTATTTCAACAGCTCTTACCTTTCTCTTGAGCACTGTCTGGAAAGTATCTGCTGAAATTTTTCTCTACTGCAACGCTTTTGTCATTATTTTTGTCATGCCAATGGTTATGATGACAATGCTGACCAATAGAGACTTACAGGGACCTCTTGAAATCCCTAGAGATAAGCTTGAGAAAGAGCGTCAAAAAGCTAAGAAAAAAGGCTGGCTTAGTGGAGTTGTTTTTGCCATTTTTATGCTTGTTTTTAACATGTTTATCAAATGGCAAGAAGGTGAAAATCCTTTTGAAATTTTGTTCAATCCTCTCTTCTTAAGCATCCTCATTTTTTCTGGTTTTATCTTTGGAGCTATTATGGGGTCTATGGCTGCTAGTCAAATTGACCCTGAAAAAAATTAG
- a CDS encoding NUDIX hydrolase has protein sequence MSNPTFGEKLDNVDYKARYGVYAIIPNATKDQIILVQAPNGSWFLPGGEIEAGEDHFSALKRELIEELGFSAEIGYYYGQADEYFYSRHRDTYFYNPAYLYEVTHYEKIGAPLEDFNHLAWFPVDEAIVKLKRGSHKWGVDAWKKNHH, from the coding sequence ATGTCAAACCCAACTTTTGGTGAAAAACTTGATAACGTTGATTACAAAGCTCGCTACGGAGTGTATGCCATCATTCCAAATGCGACTAAAGACCAAATTATTTTAGTTCAAGCCCCTAACGGCTCTTGGTTCCTTCCAGGCGGAGAAATCGAAGCGGGCGAAGATCATTTTTCAGCTTTAAAACGCGAACTTATTGAAGAACTCGGATTTTCAGCTGAAATTGGTTATTATTACGGACAAGCTGACGAGTACTTCTACTCACGTCATCGTGATACTTATTTTTATAACCCAGCTTACCTCTATGAAGTCACACATTATGAAAAAATTGGGGCACCACTTGAAGATTTTAATCACCTTGCTTGGTTCCCAGTCGATGAAGCTATTGTAAAATTAAAACGTGGCAGCCATAAATGGGGTGTTGATGCTTGGAAAAAAAATCATCATTAA
- the argF gene encoding ornithine carbamoyltransferase has protein sequence MVFNNSFLKEIDFTKEELTNLIDLGLKFKELKKKKIAHKYLEGLNIALIFEKTSTRTRSAFTVAGQDLGMNVTYLGSSEIQLGKKESVIDTAKVLGSMFDGIEYRGFKQSDVEALAEFSGVPVWNGLTDTWHPTQMIADFMTLKEVFGKLEGLTIAYVGDGRNNMANSLLVTSAILGVNVKIIAPSSLQPEKEIIEIAQAHNNGAELTITDDLDAVCGVDMLYTDVWVSMGEKVDFKERIDLLLPYQINADLVEKTGNPDVIVMHCLPAFHDLNTEIGQDIYDKYGLAELEITDEVFQKYSSVIFQEAENRMHSIKAIMYNSLKEI, from the coding sequence ATGGTTTTTAATAATTCGTTTTTGAAAGAGATTGATTTTACTAAGGAAGAGCTAACTAATCTCATTGATTTGGGATTGAAATTTAAAGAGTTGAAAAAGAAGAAAATTGCTCATAAATATTTAGAAGGCTTAAATATTGCTCTTATTTTCGAGAAGACAAGTACCAGAACACGTTCTGCTTTTACAGTAGCTGGACAAGATTTAGGGATGAATGTGACTTATCTTGGAAGTAGTGAAATTCAACTTGGCAAAAAAGAATCCGTAATTGATACGGCAAAAGTTCTAGGTTCAATGTTTGACGGGATTGAATATCGTGGCTTCAAGCAATCTGATGTTGAAGCTTTAGCGGAATTCTCTGGTGTGCCTGTCTGGAATGGTTTGACAGATACTTGGCATCCAACGCAAATGATTGCTGACTTTATGACATTAAAAGAAGTTTTCGGAAAACTAGAAGGTTTGACAATCGCTTATGTTGGCGATGGTCGTAACAACATGGCAAATTCTTTGCTAGTTACCTCAGCCATTCTTGGCGTGAATGTAAAAATCATTGCGCCATCCAGCTTGCAGCCAGAAAAAGAAATCATCGAGATTGCACAAGCACACAATAATGGAGCTGAGTTGACTATTACTGATGACCTTGATGCTGTTTGTGGCGTTGATATGCTTTACACAGACGTTTGGGTGTCAATGGGCGAAAAAGTTGATTTTAAAGAACGTATCGACCTTTTGTTACCTTATCAAATTAATGCTGATTTGGTTGAAAAGACAGGAAATCCAGATGTGATTGTCATGCATTGCTTGCCTGCTTTCCATGATTTAAACACAGAAATCGGTCAAGATATCTACGATAAATATGGTTTAGCAGAACTTGAAATTACAGATGAAGTCTTCCAAAAATACAGCTCAGTCATTTTCCAAGAAGCTGAGAACCGTATGCATTCCATCAAAGCGATTATGTATAATTCTCTAAAAGAGATTTAA
- a CDS encoding amino acid ABC transporter ATP-binding protein has product MSETLISIKGLHKYFGKNEVLKGIDLDIKAGEVVVIIGPSGSGKSTFLRTMNLLETPTKGVITFEGVDITDKKNDIFKMREKMGMVFQQFNLFPNMTVLDNITLSPIKTKGVSKEEAQAKAYDLLDKVGLRDKADAYPTSLSGGQQQRIAIARGLAMDPDVLLFDEPTSALDPEMVGEVLGVMQDLAKSGMTMAIVTHEMGFAREVADRVIFMDGGVIVEQGSPEDVFENTKEARTKDFLSKVL; this is encoded by the coding sequence ATGTCAGAGACTCTTATTTCAATTAAAGGCCTTCACAAATACTTCGGAAAAAATGAAGTGCTTAAAGGCATTGATCTTGATATTAAAGCAGGCGAAGTTGTTGTTATCATCGGCCCTTCAGGATCTGGGAAATCAACTTTCCTTCGTACAATGAACTTGCTTGAAACACCTACTAAGGGTGTGATTACCTTTGAAGGTGTCGATATTACTGATAAGAAAAATGACATTTTCAAAATGCGTGAAAAAATGGGAATGGTTTTCCAACAATTTAACCTCTTCCCAAATATGACAGTGCTTGATAATATCACTTTGTCACCAATTAAGACAAAAGGTGTTTCTAAAGAAGAAGCGCAAGCTAAAGCTTATGATTTGCTAGATAAAGTTGGGCTTCGTGATAAAGCTGATGCCTATCCAACAAGCTTATCAGGTGGTCAACAACAACGTATTGCTATTGCGCGTGGTCTTGCCATGGACCCAGATGTTCTTCTTTTTGATGAACCAACATCAGCGCTTGACCCAGAAATGGTTGGTGAAGTTCTTGGTGTTATGCAAGATTTGGCGAAATCTGGTATGACAATGGCAATTGTAACGCATGAAATGGGATTTGCGCGTGAAGTTGCTGACCGTGTCATTTTCATGGACGGTGGCGTGATTGTTGAACAAGGTTCACCAGAAGATGTTTTTGAAAATACTAAAGAAGCACGTACAAAAGATTTCTTGAGTAAGGTTTTGTAA
- a CDS encoding DUF1797 family protein — MESHLVRIINRLELMTTDGSNLKRNFERDGVVVAEVSFSNDPENGPVFTLRDVEARESYSFDSIDLIAMEIYDLLY; from the coding sequence ATGGAATCACATTTGGTGAGAATTATCAATCGTCTTGAATTAATGACGACTGATGGTAGCAATCTTAAACGTAATTTTGAACGTGATGGTGTCGTTGTGGCAGAAGTGTCTTTCAGCAATGACCCTGAAAATGGTCCAGTTTTCACTTTGCGTGATGTTGAAGCACGTGAGTCTTACTCATTTGACAGCATTGATTTGATCGCAATGGAAATTTACGATCTTCTTTACTAA
- the feoB gene encoding ferrous iron transport protein B: MTEIALIGNPNSGKTSLFNLLTGTSQRVGNWPGVTVERKSGTVKKHADWKVQDLPGIYSMSPYTPEEKVARDYLLSNDADSILNVVDATNLERNLYLTTQLIETGIPVTVALNMSDALKAQGKTINIDKLSYQLGVPVISTSAIKNTGVDKAIKKAANTTKASTDLIQYPTYSNQFEAAIKQIIDILGDVVPERSARFYAIKLFERDTLVQEEITLSDFQKGEINQVIKITEEIFTEDSESIVINERYEFIERVAKMAQNQDSNFKMTVSDKIDRIVTNRILALPIFAVVMFLVYYLSIQTVGTMGTDWVNDVLFGELVPGWVQSGLDALHVSGWLESLIIDGIVAGVGTVLGFLPQIFVLFICLGILEDIGYMSRIAFVMDRVFRRFGLSGKSFIPMLIATGCGVPAVMASRTIENERDRRITIMTATFMPCSAKLAIIALIAGAFFPDNPFVAPSTYFIGVITIILSGIALKKTKLLGSYVSPFIMELPAYHMPKMMSVLRYAFGKALSFVKRAGTVIFSLTVIIWFMSTYNFTFQAIDTDHSILASLGKLISWLFEPLGFGNWKATVAAATGLAAKEAVVGTFGILYNDSTTHGLYHALQLDYSALAGYSFLIFNLLCAPCFAAMGAIKREMGDAKWTLGAIGFQTGLAYVVSLIIYQLGLVAFYGKGINFWTIVAVVLLIAIIYFIVRKPAQEKEEVITLDNLEKVGE; this comes from the coding sequence ATGACAGAGATAGCCTTAATCGGTAATCCGAATAGTGGTAAAACAAGTTTATTTAACTTATTGACAGGAACAAGTCAACGTGTTGGTAACTGGCCTGGTGTTACGGTTGAGCGTAAAAGCGGAACAGTCAAAAAACACGCTGATTGGAAAGTCCAAGATTTACCAGGGATTTATTCAATGTCACCTTACACGCCTGAAGAAAAAGTTGCGCGTGATTATTTATTGAGTAATGATGCTGACAGCATTCTTAACGTTGTTGATGCGACAAACTTGGAACGTAACCTTTACTTGACAACTCAATTAATTGAAACAGGTATTCCAGTGACTGTTGCTCTTAATATGAGTGATGCTCTAAAAGCTCAAGGAAAAACAATTAACATTGATAAACTTTCTTATCAATTGGGTGTGCCAGTTATTTCAACAAGTGCGATTAAAAATACTGGTGTTGATAAAGCTATCAAAAAAGCAGCTAATACGACAAAAGCTAGTACTGATCTTATTCAGTACCCAACTTACAGCAATCAGTTTGAAGCTGCTATCAAACAAATTATCGATATTTTAGGAGATGTTGTTCCAGAACGTTCAGCACGTTTTTATGCCATTAAATTATTTGAACGTGACACTTTGGTACAAGAAGAAATTACTTTGTCTGATTTCCAAAAAGGTGAAATTAACCAAGTGATTAAGATTACAGAAGAAATCTTTACAGAGGATTCTGAATCAATCGTTATCAATGAACGTTACGAATTTATCGAACGTGTGGCTAAAATGGCTCAAAACCAAGATAGCAATTTCAAAATGACAGTCTCAGATAAAATTGACCGAATTGTTACCAATCGTATCTTGGCCTTACCAATTTTTGCTGTTGTAATGTTCTTGGTTTACTACCTATCAATTCAAACTGTTGGTACAATGGGAACTGACTGGGTTAATGATGTTCTCTTTGGTGAATTGGTTCCTGGTTGGGTTCAATCTGGTCTTGATGCTCTTCATGTTTCAGGATGGCTAGAATCACTTATCATTGATGGTATTGTAGCTGGTGTCGGAACTGTCCTTGGTTTCTTGCCACAAATCTTTGTCCTATTTATCTGCTTGGGTATTTTGGAAGATATTGGATACATGAGTCGTATTGCATTTGTTATGGACCGTGTCTTCAGACGTTTTGGTTTGTCAGGTAAATCATTTATTCCAATGTTGATCGCAACAGGTTGTGGTGTACCAGCTGTTATGGCAAGTCGTACCATTGAAAATGAACGTGATCGCCGCATCACTATCATGACAGCAACATTCATGCCATGTTCTGCTAAATTAGCGATTATCGCCTTGATTGCAGGTGCTTTCTTCCCAGATAATCCATTTGTTGCGCCATCAACATACTTCATCGGTGTTATTACAATTATCCTTTCAGGGATTGCGCTTAAGAAAACGAAATTACTTGGTAGTTATGTGAGTCCATTTATCATGGAATTACCAGCTTATCACATGCCAAAAATGATGAGTGTTCTTCGTTATGCTTTTGGAAAAGCTCTCAGTTTTGTTAAACGCGCAGGTACAGTTATCTTTAGTTTGACAGTTATTATTTGGTTCATGTCTACATATAATTTCACTTTCCAAGCGATTGATACTGATCATTCTATCTTGGCTTCACTTGGTAAATTGATTTCTTGGCTCTTTGAACCACTTGGATTTGGTAACTGGAAGGCTACAGTTGCTGCAGCAACAGGTCTTGCTGCTAAAGAAGCTGTTGTCGGTACTTTTGGTATTTTGTATAACGATAGTACAACTCATGGTTTGTACCATGCATTGCAATTGGATTACTCAGCTCTTGCAGGTTACTCGTTCTTGATTTTCAACCTTCTTTGTGCACCATGTTTTGCCGCGATGGGAGCTATCAAACGTGAAATGGGTGACGCTAAGTGGACACTCGGTGCTATCGGATTCCAAACAGGTCTCGCTTACGTTGTTAGTCTGATTATTTATCAACTTGGGCTTGTTGCTTTCTACGGTAAAGGTATTAACTTCTGGACAATCGTAGCTGTTGTTCTATTAATTGCGATTATCTACTTTATCGTGAGAAAACCAGCTCAAGAAAAAGAAGAAGTGATTACATTAGATAATCTAGAAAAAGTTGGAGAATAG
- a CDS encoding helix-turn-helix transcriptional regulator, translating into MNRVKEFRTNLGISQLALAKQIGIARQTVNLIENNKYNPSLDLCIKLAEALGTDLNTLFWETRHL; encoded by the coding sequence ATGAACCGAGTTAAAGAATTTCGAACTAATTTAGGTATTTCTCAGCTAGCCCTTGCTAAGCAAATAGGAATCGCAAGGCAAACCGTTAATTTAATTGAAAATAACAAGTACAATCCTTCACTTGACCTTTGCATCAAGTTAGCCGAGGCATTAGGAACTGATCTAAATACACTATTTTGGGAGACTCGCCATCTTTAA
- a CDS encoding FeoA family protein: MILQNAKVGIPYTIVSINLPDESVRHLSDLGLKVGASLKVISKTPTSAIVMLKSSRLAFDQSILSQIDVTEEEGALLSLPLSELKVGEYAYVDGIYAMNEAKRRLMDMGLTRHTKVYLRKVAPLGDPIEISLRGYELTLRKSEAQMISVVKVDSEEEK; this comes from the coding sequence TTGATTTTGCAGAATGCGAAAGTTGGTATTCCTTACACTATTGTCAGTATTAATTTACCTGATGAGAGTGTTAGACACTTGTCAGATTTGGGGCTAAAGGTTGGTGCCTCACTTAAAGTGATTTCAAAAACGCCAACTAGTGCGATTGTTATGCTTAAATCAAGCCGTTTGGCTTTTGATCAATCGATTTTAAGTCAAATTGATGTCACAGAAGAAGAAGGTGCTCTTTTATCACTTCCTCTTTCAGAACTAAAAGTTGGTGAGTATGCTTACGTTGACGGTATTTATGCAATGAATGAAGCTAAACGTCGCCTTATGGATATGGGATTGACTCGCCATACAAAAGTTTACTTACGTAAAGTTGCTCCTTTAGGAGACCCAATTGAAATTAGTTTACGCGGTTACGAATTGACACTTCGTAAGTCTGAAGCGCAAATGATTAGTGTCGTTAAAGTAGATAGCGAGGAGGAAAAATGA
- a CDS encoding FeoB-associated Cys-rich membrane protein: MATIIIALLIAFAVFMGLRSFIKGKGSCGDCNCSCPVKDSQHKSVKMK, from the coding sequence ATGGCGACTATTATTATTGCATTGCTAATTGCATTTGCTGTCTTTATGGGCTTACGAAGTTTCATCAAGGGTAAAGGTTCTTGTGGTGATTGCAATTGTTCGTGTCCTGTAAAAGATAGCCAACATAAAAGTGTGAAAATGAAATAA
- a CDS encoding ATP-dependent Clp protease ATP-binding subunit, translating to MLCQNCHLNESTIHLYTNVNGQQKQIDLCQNCYQIMKTDPNNAILGGLGGNPQSSSNQTNQSSNPFDDFFSNLSGFPAFGSQGFQNTPPTQSGGGNNNGRGGNGNNNFRPNGPAQQEPKGLLEEFGINVTDIARRGDIDPVIGRDAEIVRVIEILNRRTKNNPVLIGEPGVGKTAVVEGLAQKIVDGNVPQKLQNKQVIRLDVVSLVQGTGIRGQFEERMQKLMEEIRERKDVILFIDEIHEIVGAGNAGDGNMDAGNILKPALARGELQLVGATTLNEYRIIEKDAALERRMQPVKVDEPSVEETITILRGIQKKYEDYHHVKYSDDAIEAAATLSNRYIQDRFLPDKAIDLLDEAGSKMNLTLNFVDPKEIDKRLVQAENLKTQATREEDYERAAYFRDQIAKYKEMQKQTINEDDIPVITEKTIEAIVEEKTNIPVGDLKEKEQSQLIHLADDLKEHVIGQDEAVDKIAKAIRRNRVGLGTPNRPIGSFLFVGPTGVGKTELSKQLAIELFGSADSMIRFDMSEYMEKHAVAKLVGAPPGYVGYEEAGQLTEKVRRNPYSLILLDEVEKAHPDVMHMFLQVLDDGRLTDGQGRTVSFKDTIIIMTSNAGTGKSEASVGFGAAREGRTNSVLGQLGDFFSPEFMNRFDGIIEFKALSKDNLLHIVNLMLDDVNNRLATNDIHLEVTDKVKEKLVDLGYDPKMGARPLRRTIQDHIEDAITDFYLEHPTEKDLKAVMTSNGKIIIKSAKKVEKEETVSAE from the coding sequence ATGCTCTGTCAAAATTGTCATTTAAATGAATCTACTATTCACCTGTATACAAATGTCAATGGTCAGCAAAAGCAAATTGATTTGTGTCAAAATTGCTATCAAATTATGAAAACTGACCCAAATAACGCTATTTTAGGAGGATTAGGAGGTAATCCTCAATCATCTTCTAACCAAACAAACCAATCATCGAATCCTTTCGACGATTTCTTTAGTAATCTCAGCGGCTTCCCAGCATTTGGAAGCCAAGGATTCCAAAATACTCCTCCAACTCAATCTGGTGGAGGCAATAATAACGGACGCGGTGGCAATGGCAACAACAATTTCCGCCCAAACGGACCAGCACAGCAAGAACCTAAGGGCTTGCTAGAAGAATTTGGTATCAATGTTACTGATATCGCACGTCGTGGTGATATCGACCCTGTCATCGGACGTGATGCTGAAATTGTTCGTGTTATCGAAATTCTTAACCGCCGTACAAAAAACAATCCTGTTCTTATCGGAGAACCTGGTGTTGGTAAAACTGCCGTTGTTGAAGGATTAGCCCAAAAAATTGTAGACGGTAACGTTCCACAAAAACTCCAAAATAAACAAGTTATCCGCCTAGACGTGGTAAGCCTTGTTCAAGGAACTGGTATTCGTGGTCAATTTGAAGAACGTATGCAAAAACTCATGGAAGAAATCCGTGAACGTAAAGATGTTATCCTCTTCATCGATGAAATCCACGAAATTGTCGGCGCTGGTAATGCTGGTGACGGTAACATGGATGCTGGTAACATCTTGAAACCCGCTCTTGCTCGTGGCGAGCTACAATTGGTTGGTGCAACTACTCTCAATGAATACCGTATCATCGAAAAAGATGCTGCGCTTGAACGTCGTATGCAACCTGTAAAAGTTGACGAACCAAGCGTCGAAGAAACTATCACTATTCTTCGTGGTATTCAAAAGAAATACGAAGATTATCACCATGTCAAATACAGTGATGATGCTATCGAAGCTGCTGCTACCCTTTCAAATCGCTACATTCAAGACCGTTTCCTTCCAGATAAAGCTATTGACCTTCTCGATGAAGCGGGTTCTAAGATGAACTTGACACTCAACTTTGTTGATCCAAAAGAAATTGACAAACGTTTAGTTCAAGCAGAAAACCTAAAAACTCAAGCTACTCGTGAAGAAGATTATGAACGCGCAGCATATTTCCGTGATCAAATCGCTAAATACAAGGAAATGCAAAAACAAACCATCAACGAAGATGATATTCCAGTGATTACTGAGAAAACTATCGAAGCAATCGTTGAAGAAAAAACAAACATCCCTGTTGGTGACTTAAAAGAAAAAGAACAATCACAATTAATTCACCTTGCTGATGACTTGAAAGAACACGTTATTGGTCAAGATGAAGCCGTTGATAAGATTGCCAAAGCTATCCGTCGTAACCGTGTTGGTCTTGGTACACCAAACCGTCCAATTGGTTCATTCCTCTTTGTCGGTCCTACTGGTGTTGGTAAAACTGAACTTTCAAAACAACTCGCTATTGAACTCTTCGGTTCAGCTGATAGCATGATTCGCTTTGACATGTCTGAATACATGGAAAAACACGCCGTCGCTAAACTCGTCGGAGCCCCTCCAGGATATGTTGGTTACGAAGAAGCTGGTCAGTTGACTGAAAAAGTTCGTCGAAATCCATACTCACTCATCTTGCTTGATGAAGTTGAAAAAGCACACCCTGATGTCATGCACATGTTCTTGCAAGTTCTTGACGATGGGCGTTTAACTGACGGTCAAGGACGCACTGTAAGCTTTAAAGATACAATTATCATCATGACATCTAACGCTGGTACTGGCAAATCTGAAGCTTCTGTTGGTTTCGGTGCTGCTCGTGAAGGACGTACAAATTCTGTTCTTGGTCAACTTGGAGACTTCTTCAGCCCTGAATTCATGAACCGTTTTGACGGCATTATCGAATTCAAAGCACTAAGCAAAGATAATCTCCTTCATATCGTTAACCTCATGCTTGACGATGTTAACAACCGTTTGGCAACTAACGATATTCACCTTGAAGTAACAGACAAAGTTAAAGAAAAACTAGTTGACCTTGGATATGATCCTAAGATGGGCGCTCGTCCACTTCGTCGAACTATCCAAGATCACATTGAAGATGCTATTACAGACTTCTACCTTGAACACCCAACTGAAAAAGATTTAAAAGCTGTGATGACAAGCAATGGTAAAATCATCATCAAATCAGCTAAAAAAGTTGAAAAAGAAGAAACTGTTTCAGCAGAATAA
- a CDS encoding DUF1827 family protein, whose translation MRLINTTSSHSELVRNQLRNTDAKLVETYSAGNTDVVFTKAPSHYELLISNKYRAIKESEIEAIREFFLKRKIDKSTVQLDQLKTLHTANLIEISFPTVH comes from the coding sequence ATGAGGTTAATCAACACAACAAGTAGTCATTCCGAGCTAGTTCGTAACCAGCTTCGAAACACGGACGCTAAACTCGTTGAGACTTACTCTGCAGGAAATACCGATGTTGTTTTCACTAAAGCACCAAGTCATTACGAACTGTTGATTTCAAACAAGTATCGTGCTATCAAAGAAAGTGAAATCGAAGCCATTCGGGAATTTTTCCTCAAACGCAAAATTGACAAATCTACCGTTCAATTAGATCAGTTGAAAACCTTGCATACAGCAAATCTAATTGAAATTTCCTTCCCAACAGTTCACTAA
- a CDS encoding amino acid ABC transporter permease translates to MDFSFLPKYWAYFNYGVLVTIMISACVVFFGTIIGILVALVKRTNIKILNWIASFYVWVFRGTPMVVQIMIAFAWMHFSNAPIVGFGVLDLDFSRLFPGIIIISLNSGAYISEIVRAGIEAVPKGQLEAAYSLGIRPVNAMRYVILPQALKNILPALGNEFITIIKDSSLLQTIGVMELWNGAQSVVTATYLPITPLLFAAFYYLMVTTVLSFLLKKLENRMGNGGSN, encoded by the coding sequence ATGGATTTTTCATTTTTACCAAAGTATTGGGCTTATTTTAACTATGGTGTCCTTGTAACCATTATGATTTCAGCTTGTGTTGTCTTTTTTGGGACAATCATTGGTATCTTGGTTGCTTTAGTTAAACGTACAAATATTAAAATTTTAAATTGGATTGCTAGTTTTTATGTTTGGGTCTTTCGTGGAACTCCGATGGTCGTGCAAATCATGATTGCCTTTGCTTGGATGCATTTTAGTAATGCACCTATCGTAGGTTTTGGCGTTTTGGACCTTGACTTTTCACGTTTGTTTCCAGGTATTATTATTATTTCGCTAAATAGCGGAGCTTATATTTCTGAAATTGTTCGTGCTGGTATCGAAGCAGTGCCAAAAGGGCAACTTGAAGCGGCTTATTCATTAGGAATTCGCCCTGTGAATGCAATGCGTTATGTTATTTTGCCACAAGCCCTTAAAAATATTTTACCAGCTCTTGGTAATGAATTTATTACGATTATCAAAGATAGTTCACTTCTTCAAACGATCGGTGTTATGGAATTGTGGAACGGTGCACAATCAGTCGTAACAGCTACATATCTACCAATTACGCCATTGTTGTTTGCTGCATTCTATTACCTCATGGTGACTACAGTCTTGTCATTCTTACTTAAAAAACTTGAAAATCGTATGGGAAATGGAGGTAGCAACTAA